Genomic segment of Citrus sinensis cultivar Valencia sweet orange chromosome 7, DVS_A1.0, whole genome shotgun sequence:
AGTGTTAATCTCTTGCCTTATTCTGTTTACATGCAGCTTGGACTAggtgagttaaaatcaactcCTATTATTTTGCAACTTGCTGATAGATCAATGAAAATACCTTGTGGTATTATAGAGGATGTGTTGATAcagattgataaattttattatcctgTTGATTTTATCGTTATTGATACTCAGCATGTACATGATCCTAAGAAACACACTCCAGTTATTCTAGGTCGTCCTTTTTTAGCTACAGCTGATGCTCTTATTAATTGCAGGAATGGAAACATGCAGCTATCTTTTGGTAATATGACCAtggaattgaatatttttaatgttaccAAGCAGCcacaagaagaagatgaatttgtTGAAGCGAATATGATAGAGGAATTAGTAGAAGATTCATTCATTTCTAACCATACTAATGATCCATTAGAGGCATGTCTAACTCATTctgatttatcttttaatgatgaCAGTGCAATTGCAGAAGTCAGCGCTTTACTTGATGCACCTCCAATTACGGACACAACTAAATGGAAGACAAAGTCAGAACTACTGCCTCATTCTGAGAAGAAAATTGGCCCATCTGCAGAGGCACCACCAAAATTGGAACTCAAAGCATTGCCCgacactctggaatatgcattctTGGGAGAATCTGACACTCTACCtgttattatttcttcttcccTCGATCTTGagcaaaaaggtaagttgttatGTATTCTAAAAAAACATAAGGAGGCAATAGGATGGACCATCGCTGATATTAAAGGTATTAATccagtagattgcatgcatCGTATTCATctggaagaaaatgctaaacctgttagggaaatgcaacgtaggctaaatcctaacatgaacgAAGTGGTAAGAGCTGAagtaatcaaattattagatgCAGGAATTATTTATCCTATTTCAGATAGCTCTTGGGTTAGCCCTGTGCAAGTTGTTCCTAAGAAATCTGGTGTTACAGTAGTTACTAAtgctaataatgaattaattcccactagagtaactacaggttGGCGTgtttgcattgattatagaaaattgaattcattcacaagaaaagatcattttcctcttccatttattgatcaaatgcttgatagactTGCAGGTcatgatttttattgttttctagaTGGATACTCAGGTTATAATCAGATCCCTATAGCTCCAGAGGAccaggagaaaactacttttacTTGTCCATTTGgaacttttgcatataggagaatgccatttggtttatgcaatgcacctgctacCTTTCAAAGATGCATGCTtagtattttttctgatatggttgagaGATTTCTTGAAGTattcatggatgatttttctgtttatggagattcttttgatgaatgtTTGCAGCATCTAACATTAGTTTTGCAGAGAtgtaaagaaaagaacttggttctaaattgggaaaaatgtcacttcatggtaaaacaaggtattgttcttggTCATATAATTTCCAGCAAAGGAATAGAAGTCGACAAAGCTAAGGtggatttaatttctaatcttccACATCCCAAATCTGTaaaagaagtaagatctttccttggacatgctggtttttatagaagattcattaaagattttagtaaaatttctagacctttatgcaatttacttgttaaggatgcaccttttatctttgatgaatctTGTCTTGATGGTTTTGCAAAGCTTAAGAAATTGTTGACTTCTTCACCTATCATTCAGCCACCCAATTGGGATTtgccttttgaaattatgtgtgatgcatctgattatgctgtaggagcagttttaggacaaagattAGATCGTGTGCCttatgtgatttattatgctagtatgacactcaatgatgcacagttgaactattcaactacagaaaaagaaatgctagctgTGGTGTTTGCACTTGATAAATTCAGATCTTATCTTATAGGTTGTAAAGTGATTATTTTTACTGATCATGctgctttaaaatatttgtttactaAGAAAGATGCCAAGGCAAGATTGATTCGTTGGGTGTTGcttttacaagaatttgacattgaatttagagataaaaaaggttctgaaaatgttgtggcagatCATTTATCTCGCcttgatcttaaatttattccaGAATCTTTACCTTTGAATGAGTCTTTCCCAGATGAGCAACTTATGAGTGTAAATGTCGTACCATGGtttgctgatatagttaattaccTTGCTACAGGTCAAATCCCAGAGCACTGGACTAAGCAAGATAGAACAAAGTTCTTTtctaaagtgaaagatttcttttgggatgatccctatttatttaaatattgtgcTGATCAGATTATTAGGCGATGTGTTCCCGATAATGAAATTCAAAGTGTTATCTCATtttgccatgaacaagcttgtggaggccactTTAGTACTAAAAAGacagcaacaaaaattttacagtgtggtttttattggcctactCTTTTTCATGACGCTTATATTTTCTGTTCTTTGTGTGATAGGTGCCAACGTATGGGTAGCATTTCAAAgcggaacatgatgccactcaATCCTATTCTTGTGGTTGAGATCTTCGATGTATGGGGTATTGATTTCATGGGACCTTTTCCTCCATCTTTTGGTTATCAGTATATATTGGTTGCAGTGGACTATGTGTCGAAGTGGGTTGAAGCTATTCCATGCAAAACCAATGATCATAGGGTTGTAGTGAAATTCTTGAAGAGTAATATTCTGTCTCGTTTTGGTTTCCCTAGAACAATCATTAGTGATGGTGGCACCCATTTTTGCAATAAAcctttcaaaactcttttggaCAAATATTCCATTACACATAAGGTTGCCACCCCATATCATCCTCAAACCAGTGGCAAAGTAGAGATTTCTAATAGAGAGATCAAGCAGATTCTAGAGAAAACAGTTAGGCCAGATAGAAAGGATTGgtctttgagacttgatgatgcattgtGGGCATATAGGACTGCTTTTAAAACAccaattgggatgtcaccttATCGACTTGTGTATGGAAAAGCATGTCATCTGCCAGTAGAGTtggagcatcgtgcatattgggcgatcaagaaattcaattttgacatgcagcaggCTGGTTCCAAGAGAAGATTACAACtagcagaacttgaagagatcaggaatgatgcatatgagaatgccaagatttataaacagcgaatgaaagtctttcatgacaaacACATTTTGAGAAAAGCCTTTACACCAGGTCAGAAAGTACTTTTATATAATTCCCGATTGCATCTCtttccaggtaagttacgttctcgatggtctggtccTTTTATAGTTCGTACTGTTTTCCCTTATGGAGCAATTGAGATTGAAAACCCTAAAAATGGTGATTTATTTAAGGTCAATGGGCAAAGATTAAAACCATTTTTAGAGTTAAGAACACCAGAAGTTGAGGAGATACTTTTAGATGATCCTGTTTATCAGGATTAATTATGTCCATCTTTGCactcttgttttattttaatagtaggttttcttctctttgtttgtttttcttttctagtatttttcttttctaatgttttctttttagttgttttttttttttaaagctttccCAGCCCATCCAGGTGTGTTCTCTccaactttctttttattatttatgtttattattattatttctttcatttgtttgcatgcatatcttttgtttgtgcaacattgaggacaatgttccAAATAAGTTTGGGGGTGGGAATAGTGtgtgttttgtttgttaaacaaaaaaaaaaaaccaaaaaaatttttttttttttttttttaaaattcaaaaattcaaaaaaaaagttgttgttttttgtttttatgtgaaaagccaatgataagaatttgattgacaATGAATATGGTTTTTAGAAAGGGTTGAATATTGTCttagtttatacttgattcttgTGTTAGTTTCTCTTGATTGAGATTCTTTAAACCATGAGCACTAATATCAATTCTTTCGTAATTTTGACTTGAAATTTGATATTGACGCAGCctgagttgagaattttagataGAGTAAATGACTGTTTGTCTTGATTCTTATCTCCACAATACAAAATAGTATACACAGGCGCCAAAGTCAGAAATAGCTACCTATAACCCTTAAGAGTGAAGCTatccttgagtaatttgggcCTATGTACCACAAGTATGTAGAGGATAATCTACCATGAGAAGAAGGCTACCTTAAGGGGTAGAGTGAAAGCTCCTGActatggttaaaaaaaaaaaaaagaagaaaaaaaaatcaaatcaagtgcatgtgctgaaaaaaaaaatcaaaagaaaatgcacgTAAAAGCctgtgagagaaaaaaaaaaatttttggaaatcaagatgataagattagtttgACCTACTCTGTTCTTTGTTTGAGGCGAAGGCTGTTGATGTTGAGGATTTTGGGAAtggatttgattgaattaatttcacacacacactacaAGAATCGAAAGAGATGTGGGATTGactattgaattaaagttagaactttgctaatatttgaaattttctttgagctatagaatttttgcaatctttgaggctatttttcatggtttatttaaaatttttcgttcttttttaattttatttatttattttttttaaatgatgtttgtgggtaTCATCACTGAAGCCCTCACGAGACTATAACTCGTCCACTAGGGCCGCCTAGGGGTTTAAAGGCTTGTTGCATACGCTAAATGCAATCGCGATTACCTGCGAAAGTGGTTTAGTTaggatttactttttgtttcattatttttattttttttagttttaagttttagttTTGCTCGAGGACTAGCAAAATCTAAGTTTGGGGGTATTTGAtgagcataatttatatacatattttacccttaattatataattgctagttatttttatttgtttcttttaattaattgagttattttattgattagggaaataattGGAGATTACGGATGAAAAATGCATAAGGAATAATAACTGGACAATATTGAagatcaaattaatttgtgGAAGCAATTCATGAAAGGGAgcttaaaaaggaaacaaattaGAGTTTATGGAAATAATTGCTGCTTgtgaagaataaaagaaaaaaggaaaaaagatgcTTAAAGGAGAATAATTGGCTTGTGCATCTCACGTGAATAGTTAGAAAAGCATTGACCATTAATTTCAAGTGGGCTCCACGTGCATGGGCTTAAAGTCGGTTGTGCTTGGCTtgttttaaatccttttgatttGAGGATTTTGGAGGGTGTTACAATATAAAAGCCGAACTTTGGCCTTTGCAAGGGAGGAGCCGCCAGGGAGGAGAGCTGCAGACGCAAGGCAGAAGAGGAGAGATAGGCCGAGTGCAGTAGTTTGGCTCCATGgctgaattttatttcttttattgctCCCCATTCAAGTATGtctaactaattttcttatactgaggttaaggatgaaaccctattcaatgaaataattatctttttatttaattaattccctatatatgttctttaataattatggtttttatttcacctgattaattggatgttattaaaatcttttcatcaattctgtcatgcattattgattgttaggattaatattcgattaaatctatgcttggatttataaagtttatacatgattatctttgattttatgtctttcattaaattgtttacatagagtgcttaggaaactttgactctttgttattcaatatgtttacatgagattcttagatgtcatattattaagcagaaaaagaacctacattagatttaattacttgggcttaattgttatatccatgagatgacatagattgatttcgagttgtcactctaaaattggggattaattaatatttagataattactaattgaatagtggtggattccgaaaccttggtaatttttatctcattaaattctcatttactttaattgttttcttagtttaattagtttaatttctcttaaaactcaatttgctcaactaggttagaattaatattaattttagatttaaattagacttttcaatttataacaatccctgtgggatcgacctcgttaccactTTTCTATctctagattcgtgcacttgcgagtatattaaaattttcacaacaaatGATATGAAAAACATTCATTCGACTGAAAAATTCgatttttgatttttggttTCTAGTATGGTATCAATGAttaactgttttttttttcctttttttccctttttccgGTAATTAttaaactgatttttttttttgggtaattattgaatttttttaggaCTTTTAGAGCCTTCCACGTAAATGGGAATCTTTGCAATTATAAAAATGCAATGCTGTAAAGTATTAACAATTTACTCAAAGGAAACTATTTGTAGCCTAGCTCTTGCAaggattaatattttatcacaGTTAAGTACAAAGAATCAATAACAGAATGAAATGAACTtgaattttgtatatattatagagtATCATGAGGTCCACCAGtgagaagaaggaaaaaaaaataaaaaataaaaaataaaaaagcctCAACCACATGATCCATGAATAGTCCAAGAGCTACATCTAGCTCAGTTGATGGTCAACTTAGAAAAAAGGATCGGTCAGTTGCCTAGCCAAAACTCTTTAGCCATTGAACACAATTCCAGAGACACCCGATGGAACAAATCACAAAATGGCATGCGTATCTTCAATTGTTGAATGTCATTCTTTGCTTCTGAGTTTCACTTGGTAACTTCACATCAGTTGCCAAACCAACAGCCTGAAGAAATCTCACAACATACCAAGTCAAGTCAACCTGCCACCATTCCAGGCCGTGTCTCGCGGAATATTCGAAGGCATGGTGGTTGTTGTGCCAACCTTCTCCGAATGCAAGTAATGCCACCCACCTAAACaagttcaaaattcaagtctAAGAAAAATTCAGGGAGCAAATCAACCTGATAAAGAAGTAGATTGTGTCATTACCAATTGTTCCGGGACAAATCTCCAGTGTTCCATGCTTGCTTTCCCCATACATGGCAAGCTGAATTTACCAGCCAGGTGATGTGATATACCCACACAATCCTCACACCCTACAatggtaaaattttaatgccTTAGGTTTTATGAAAAGTTAAACAATGTGTATTCAGATTATAGCATTAATCTCCAGGCAACTTGATGGGTCCATGTTCTGTCTAAAGACAAAATGTCAAAACAAAGATGCCATAAAGCTTGAACTTGGTCACAAATTCAGGATAGATGAGAATTCAACTCGAGGACACGAAGACAAAATCAAACAACGCCAAAATACACTTGGCACAGAGGAGGCTGCCCCACTAATTGAATGGTTTGAAGTAAATTAAAGGGAGAAGGCCTACCAACTTCTAATCAGTGGCCAGGAGTACACATGTACATGCAAACTTtgcaaaatataattgaagTCAGATTAAGGCAAggtttattttgaatttgcaaGTAAAGCCATACCTAGAACAATTCAATCAAAACAGAACAGCTTAAAGGAAAGTGCTTCCTTACCATTCCCCACACAATGAAAGGAAAGCCTCCCAGTGCATATAGCAAGCCTCCAAGTGCAATTGGATGGAGAATGTAAGTGCTTCTTAAGAATCTATAGAAAGGCTGCTTCTCTAAATCTCCCACATTGTTTGGCCCTCCACACTGCAGCCGATTGCCCCCATtaacataaaacaaataagtaaataaaagccACAAATGGAAATTTTTGAGTGAATGTGTCATACCCTTTCGAGAACAGAATCCTTATCAAACAGCCAACTCATGTGACTAAACCAAAACCCTTCAATGGGACTATGCGGATCCCTTTCGGAATCACAAAACTGGTGATGATACCTATGTGTGCTTACCCAATCAATTGGATTCCCCTGAAaccaccaaaataaataataaaatgaaaagtcTTTTTCAACTACAAAAGCAACAATCTTTAGTTGAAAAAGCAACTTAATTTTACCTGAAGAGACTGAACTCCGCAATAAGCAAACAAGTACTCAAGCCATTTGGGTAATTTAAAACTCCTATGAGAAAGGTTTCTGTGAAAAGAAAGAGTGATACCCAGAAGTCCAGTCACAACATAAAGTCCAAAAGCAACCCTAAGAGAACTCCACGTGAAACAAAATGGCGCAAAGAGAGCAAGCAAATGCATTGCCAAAACAACACCAGCTGTGCTTATATCCAATGAGTTCCAATTCCTCCCAGAAAATAAACTTCTTCTCCTCTTCACCAACACATCAGATAACAAAATTCTCCCATAAGTTTCCACCTCGGGAATTTGCTCTGGCTCTGGCTCTGGCTTTGGTTCTGTCGATTCAATTGATGCTGCATTAACAATTGCTAGTGACTCtcttttgttatatttataaacatgataCACAAAGCTCGTTTTTATTAGCTTGTGTTGTAAGTTAGAATTGCCGAAGGCCAGAACTTTATCGGTTTGAGTTTTTCTTGCTTGACACAGAGGTgaaaaagtgaaagattttggtTTGGTTGGTGATGTTGTGATGAAAGCCATGGAGAAAGGCTTTCCGTTTTCTCTGCGTACAACTTTGTTTGAGATGGGGTTCTTATTTATGGTGAtgggttttctttttcttttttttttttccgtgatttaatattattataattttttgtgtcCAAAACATGTAGATTTTAAAGAGAGAGACAGCAAGAGAGAGGGATAAAACGGCGTTCAGATTGGGAAATTAGATTGCGTGAAGTATCAGTCCAGATATTTTTGGTCACAAGATATACTTCGGCGTTAGTCTTTTGTCTTCTTGTattagatttttcattttatttttaatagatatTTTTGCCatattttgtgtgtgtggTTGCTTGCTTGCTTGCTTATCCATTTGCGTATATAAAACTTCTTTCTATATATCTGGATTTATTTGTACTGCAACCTTCAAACTTGCCCAATTGAATTGAATAAGCACTTCTCCAGGAAGTTAAAAGCAGCACTAAAGTGTGATACATGGCAGCAACGGCTGGGTCAATCTTTGCGGCTTCATCACAATTTGCTTCGGCCACGAGGTCGGTTTCTTGTAGAAATGCAACCCCATCCGTGTCAAGTACACTTGGTATGAGTCCTTAAACTTCTctacaatttaaatatttaaattttgagtttcTCTTGTTGCAAATTGCTCTTGGCGATTTTGCTAGTGAGTAGACCATCTGT
This window contains:
- the LOC102621512 gene encoding palmitoyl-monogalactosyldiacylglycerol delta-7 desaturase, chloroplastic, producing the protein MAFITTSPTKPKSFTFSPLCQARKTQTDKVLAFGNSNLQHKLIKTSFVYHVYKYNKRESLAIVNAASIESTEPKPEPEPEQIPEVETYGRILLSDVLVKRRRSLFSGRNWNSLDISTAGVVLAMHLLALFAPFCFTWSSLRVAFGLYVVTGLLGITLSFHRNLSHRSFKLPKWLEYLFAYCGVQSLQGNPIDWVSTHRYHHQFCDSERDPHSPIEGFWFSHMSWLFDKDSVLERCGGPNNVGDLEKQPFYRFLRSTYILHPIALGGLLYALGGFPFIVWGMGVRIVWVYHITWLVNSACHVWGKQAWNTGDLSRNNWWVALLAFGEGWHNNHHAFEYSARHGLEWWQVDLTWYVVRFLQAVGLATDVKLPSETQKQRMTFNN